ACCATGTTGGAGCGGCGGTGGAAGCGTCGGCTGCACTGCGGGCAGGCGAAGGGGCGCTCGGCCGTATGGGTGCGCTGGTGACGGATAAGATTGGAGCTGCGGTGGAAACGTCGGCCGCATTCGGCGCAGGCATAGGGCTGTTCGCCGGTGTGGGTGCGCCGGTGCACAGTGAGGGCCGAGCTCTGGGCAAAGGCCTTGGGGCAGTCGGGGCAGCGGTAGGGGCGCTCGCCGGTGTGGCTGCGCCGGTGGGTGGCCAGGTGGGAGCTCTGGGCAAAGGCCTTGGGGCAGTCGGGGCAGCGGTAGGGCCGCTCGCCGGTGTGTGTGCGGCTGTGCACCACCAGGTCAGAGCGCTGGGCGAAGCTGCGCCCGCAGTCTCCGCAGCGATAGGGTGACTCCTCCAGGTGGGCCCGCTGGTGGCGCCGGTGCACTGTGCTGTGGGCGAAGGCCAGGCCGCAGACGCCGCAGCGGTaaggccgctccccggtgtgggaGCGCCAATGGCGCAGCAGCTCCGAGCTGCCAGGGAAGCCCTTCCCACACTGGGCACAGCGGTAAGGCCGATCGGGCTGGTGCGTGCGCCGGTGCTGCGCCAGGTTGGAGCCGGTGCTGAAGCCCTTGCCGCAGTCGGCGCAGCggtagggccgctccccggtgtgggtgCGGCCATGCACAGCCAGGTCGGCGCGCCGGGCGAAGGccttggggcaggaggggcaggggaaggggcgctCACCGGTGTGGGCCCGCCGGTGCACTGCCAGGTTGGAGCGTTTGCCAAAGCGCCGGCCACACtcggggcagggatgggggcg
This sequence is a window from Eretmochelys imbricata isolate rEreImb1 chromosome 13, rEreImb1.hap1, whole genome shotgun sequence. Protein-coding genes within it:
- the LOC144273413 gene encoding uncharacterized protein LOC144273413; protein product: MAQGTPPVMLTPAGLASLRRGGASAPQQEGDSGHQASGDVGPDVWREEAHGDTGTLSDLGSRRKGDHGSQAVGEGEQTRARGQAVPARPRRYGCSVCGKAFSQSSTLIVHRRSHSGERPYACEECGRAFAQSSGLAKHRRVHTGERPHPCPECGRRFGKRSNLAVHRRAHTGERPFPCPSCPKAFARRADLAVHGRTHTGERPYRCADCGKGFSTGSNLAQHRRTHQPDRPYRCAQCGKGFPGSSELLRHWRSHTGERPYRCGVCGLAFAHSTVHRRHQRAHLEESPYRCGDCGRSFAQRSDLVVHSRTHTGERPYRCPDCPKAFAQSSHLATHRRSHTGERPYRCPDCPKAFAQSSALTVHRRTHTGEQPYACAECGRRFHRSSNLIRHQRTHTAERPFACPQCSRRFHRRSNMVVHQRTHARAKGRCPPATGDAARWGSLETESPSPVPSATGTT